Proteins encoded within one genomic window of Streptomyces profundus:
- a CDS encoding M55 family metallopeptidase, protein MKVLVSVDMEGVSGVVHPTETHPDRYDYERGRALMTADTNSVVAGVLDADPAAVVWVADAHGPFRNLLPEELDRRARLVRGKPRPLGMLGGLDESTDALLLVGYHARAGRGPAVLAHTMNDGILDVRVAGRSMGEIGLNAAMAGHLGVPVVLLSGDDSACAELRDLVPGAVTTAVKEALGQGAAVALHPEEARERLRRAAAEAVARRADVPPLAIAGPLEVEVDLSAPSSVDLATLVPGVTRRDGGRTVAFTATDFAEAYRLLLLLAQLATIRPG, encoded by the coding sequence ATGAAGGTGCTGGTCTCCGTCGACATGGAGGGCGTCTCGGGGGTCGTGCACCCCACCGAGACGCATCCCGACCGCTACGACTACGAACGCGGTCGCGCGCTGATGACGGCCGACACGAACAGCGTGGTGGCCGGGGTGCTGGACGCCGATCCGGCCGCCGTGGTGTGGGTCGCCGACGCGCACGGGCCGTTCCGCAACCTGCTGCCGGAGGAGCTGGACCGACGGGCGCGTCTGGTGCGCGGCAAGCCACGCCCGCTCGGGATGCTCGGCGGGCTCGACGAGAGCACCGACGCGCTTCTGCTGGTGGGCTACCACGCCCGTGCCGGTCGCGGCCCCGCCGTGCTGGCGCACACCATGAACGACGGCATCCTCGATGTGCGGGTGGCCGGGCGCTCCATGGGGGAGATCGGTCTCAACGCGGCCATGGCCGGGCATCTCGGCGTGCCGGTCGTGCTGCTCAGCGGCGACGACAGCGCCTGCGCCGAGCTTCGTGACCTCGTTCCCGGCGCGGTCACCACGGCGGTCAAGGAGGCGCTCGGTCAGGGCGCCGCCGTCGCCCTCCATCCCGAGGAGGCGCGGGAACGGCTGCGCCGCGCGGCGGCGGAGGCCGTCGCCCGGCGCGCGGACGTCCCGCCGCTGGCCATCGCGGGACCGCTGGAGGTCGAGGTCGATCTGTCCGCGCCGTCATCGGTCGACCTGGCGACCCTGGTGCCCGGGGTCACCCGCCGCGACGGCGGCCGGACGGTCGCCTTCACCGCCACCGACTTCGCCGAGGCGTACCGGCTGCTCCTGCTCCTGGCCCAGCTCGCGACCATCAGGCCCGGCTAG
- a CDS encoding LysR family transcriptional regulator, whose amino-acid sequence MDPLETRELRYFTAVAEELHFGRAAERLGMAQPPLSRAIQRLERRLGVTLLERDRRGVALTRAGEVLLHEGRAALDATAAAARRTRRAGGAGGAPRDRLVLSVKAAGSHELLRGLLDAYAREPGAAEVEVLPSGMCEQGEMLRDGRADVALMHAPFNSLAGFDSEELLTEGQVAILPARHPLAARRTLTLADIGDVPDLPPARWPRDGGYAPGPGPEIRDQTQLAQLIALGRTLALFPESARAWLWAEHAAVPVTDAPPVVTHIAWPAHSRSRPLAALIHTATHLRTNPLAATPPPRGT is encoded by the coding sequence ATGGACCCTCTGGAGACCCGCGAGTTGCGGTACTTCACGGCCGTCGCCGAGGAACTGCACTTCGGCCGCGCCGCCGAGCGGCTCGGCATGGCCCAACCGCCGCTGTCCCGGGCGATCCAGCGGCTGGAGCGGCGCCTCGGCGTCACGCTGCTGGAGCGCGACCGGCGCGGCGTCGCCCTGACCCGCGCCGGCGAGGTGCTGCTGCACGAGGGCCGCGCCGCCCTTGACGCGACGGCCGCCGCCGCGCGCCGCACCCGGCGTGCGGGGGGCGCGGGCGGCGCGCCCCGCGACCGGCTGGTGCTGTCCGTGAAGGCCGCCGGATCCCACGAGTTGCTGCGCGGGCTGCTCGACGCGTACGCGAGAGAGCCCGGCGCGGCCGAGGTCGAGGTGCTGCCGAGCGGCATGTGCGAGCAGGGCGAGATGCTGCGCGACGGCCGCGCCGACGTGGCGCTCATGCACGCGCCGTTCAACTCCCTCGCCGGCTTCGACAGCGAGGAGCTGCTGACCGAGGGCCAGGTCGCCATCCTGCCGGCCCGGCATCCCCTCGCCGCCCGCCGGACACTGACCCTGGCCGACATCGGCGACGTCCCCGACCTGCCGCCCGCCCGCTGGCCACGCGACGGCGGGTACGCCCCGGGGCCGGGTCCCGAGATCCGCGACCAGACGCAGCTGGCCCAACTGATCGCCCTCGGCCGCACCCTGGCCCTCTTCCCCGAGTCCGCCCGCGCCTGGCTGTGGGCCGAACACGCGGCCGTCCCCGTGACCGACGCACCCCCCGTCGTCACCCACATCGCCTGGCCCGCCCACAGCCGCTCCCGTCCCCTCGCCGCCCTCATCCACACCGCCACCCACCTTCGGACGAACCCACTCGCCGCCACCCCGCCACCACGCGGCACCTGA
- a CDS encoding response regulator transcription factor has product MGAWLSSSRATSLSSDMLDEPPGSTGAAEAPAIAPARIPLGSHPVVLLADADERIRQGLTTQLAKYQVSVVHCADGAAALLEAGLRKPDVLLVSADLPLIDGATVLRLVRRRLSIPVVLGVGPDDTAQVAPALAAGASACVARPYRPREVAQLLSLADRGNRGWDQPLVCGPLTLDPSTYEVRMHGVSTARLPLREFQLLHLLMLHAEKVITRDQIRTELWGEGARRSNTITVHIRRLRERLGDDPHHPEIIQTVRGVGYRLVPPAG; this is encoded by the coding sequence ATGGGTGCCTGGTTGAGTTCGAGTCGGGCGACATCCCTGTCCAGCGACATGCTCGACGAGCCACCTGGATCCACCGGGGCCGCCGAGGCGCCGGCGATCGCGCCGGCACGGATACCGCTCGGCTCGCACCCGGTGGTGCTGCTGGCCGACGCGGACGAGCGCATCCGGCAGGGGCTGACCACCCAGCTGGCGAAGTACCAGGTGTCGGTGGTGCACTGCGCCGACGGGGCCGCCGCGCTGTTGGAGGCGGGGCTGCGCAAGCCGGATGTGCTGCTGGTCTCGGCCGATCTGCCGTTGATCGACGGGGCCACGGTGCTGCGCCTGGTCCGGCGTCGGCTGTCCATCCCGGTGGTGCTGGGGGTGGGCCCGGACGACACCGCGCAGGTGGCGCCGGCGCTCGCGGCCGGCGCGAGCGCCTGTGTGGCGCGCCCCTATCGGCCGCGCGAGGTGGCCCAGTTGCTGAGCCTGGCCGACCGGGGCAACCGTGGCTGGGACCAGCCGCTGGTGTGCGGTCCGCTGACGCTCGACCCCAGCACCTACGAGGTGCGGATGCACGGCGTGTCGACGGCCCGGCTGCCGTTGCGGGAGTTCCAGCTGCTGCATCTGCTGATGCTCCACGCCGAAAAAGTGATCACGCGTGATCAGATCCGAACCGAGCTCTGGGGTGAGGGCGCCCGTCGCTCCAACACCATCACCGTTCACATTCGGCGCCTGCGGGAACGGCTGGGCGACGACCCGCACCACCCGGAGATCATCCAGACCGTCCGGGGCGTCGGCTACCGGCTGGTGCCGCCCGCCGGCTGA
- the pstC gene encoding phosphate ABC transporter permease subunit PstC: MSSSTELSPPEHEPPPQLQRELSSQRDSRLGDRLFSTSAAGAGVLILVILAGVAAFLLVEAWPALWADADEVSGGDGIVLYVWPLLFGTLLAALIALLIAAPLAVAIALFISHYAPRRLASALGYVIDLLAAVPSIIFGLWGIAELAPLTVEPTRWLEENLGFIPLFAGPASATGRTMLVASIVLAVMILPITTAVIREAFLQTPRLHEEASLALGATRWEMIRMAVLPFGRSSIIGGSMLGLGRALGETMAVAIVLSASGGVTFNLISSGNPSTIAANIALSFPESSGLDINVLIASGLVLFAVTLLVNMAARAVINRRRDFSGAN, from the coding sequence GTGTCTTCGAGCACCGAGCTGTCACCCCCAGAGCACGAGCCACCGCCGCAGCTCCAGCGCGAGCTGTCCAGCCAGCGGGACAGCCGGCTGGGTGACCGGCTGTTCTCCACCTCCGCCGCGGGCGCCGGGGTGCTGATCCTGGTCATCCTGGCCGGCGTAGCCGCCTTCCTGCTGGTCGAGGCGTGGCCGGCACTGTGGGCCGACGCCGACGAGGTGTCAGGGGGCGACGGGATCGTCCTCTACGTCTGGCCGCTGCTCTTCGGCACGCTGCTCGCCGCGCTGATCGCGCTGCTGATCGCGGCGCCGCTGGCCGTCGCCATCGCGCTCTTCATCAGCCACTACGCGCCCCGGCGGCTGGCCTCGGCGCTCGGCTATGTGATCGACCTGCTGGCCGCGGTGCCCAGCATCATCTTCGGCCTGTGGGGCATCGCCGAACTGGCCCCGCTCACCGTGGAGCCCACCAGGTGGCTGGAGGAGAACCTCGGCTTCATCCCGCTCTTCGCCGGCCCCGCCTCGGCCACCGGGCGCACCATGCTGGTCGCCTCGATCGTGCTGGCCGTGATGATCCTGCCGATCACCACGGCCGTGATCCGGGAGGCGTTCCTCCAGACGCCCCGGCTGCACGAGGAGGCGTCGCTGGCGCTCGGCGCCACCCGCTGGGAGATGATCCGGATGGCCGTGCTGCCGTTCGGCCGCTCCAGCATCATCGGTGGCTCCATGCTCGGCCTGGGCCGGGCCCTGGGCGAGACGATGGCCGTCGCGATCGTGCTGTCCGCCTCCGGCGGCGTCACCTTCAACCTGATCAGCAGCGGCAACCCGTCCACCATCGCGGCCAACATCGCGCTGTCCTTCCCCGAGTCGTCGGGCCTGGACATCAATGTGCTGATCGCCTCAGGGCTTGTCCTCTTCGCCGTCACCCTGCTGGTCAACATGGCCGCCCGCGCGGTGATCAACCGGCGGCGTGACTTCTCGGGAGCCAACTGA
- a CDS encoding ABC transporter substrate-binding protein, whose product MNRRITASALALACAVALAACGSDSDDSDSSDAGNGSGDGATRTVETAMGPVEVPENPQRVVVLDTAELDTVITLGVIPVGAVQADATQEFLDYLPQDQLSDIEVVGNIAAPNLETIDRLHPDLIIGSKVRDEERYDELSAIAPTVFSETVGAPWKENFLMHAEALGKSEEAEQVIADYEAHAAEVTEALGGAEAAADIEVTMLRFIEGGNTRLYGRDNYIGGVLADLGLGRPAITDEATDGFAVEISPEQIDQADADVIYYASYGDPDASGEEGAVGGPLWEDLTAVQENRAFPVNDQLWYLGIGYTAANQIIDEIEETLT is encoded by the coding sequence ATGAACCGCCGCATCACCGCCTCCGCGCTGGCCCTCGCCTGCGCCGTCGCCCTCGCCGCGTGCGGGAGCGACTCCGACGACTCGGACTCATCGGACGCCGGCAACGGCTCGGGCGACGGGGCGACGAGAACCGTCGAGACCGCGATGGGCCCCGTCGAGGTGCCGGAGAACCCGCAGCGCGTCGTGGTCCTCGACACGGCCGAGCTGGACACCGTGATCACCCTCGGCGTCATCCCGGTCGGCGCCGTCCAGGCCGACGCCACCCAGGAGTTCCTCGACTACCTGCCGCAGGACCAGCTGTCCGACATCGAGGTGGTGGGCAACATCGCCGCACCCAACCTGGAGACCATCGACCGGCTGCACCCCGATCTGATCATCGGCAGCAAGGTCAGGGACGAGGAACGCTACGACGAGCTCTCCGCCATCGCGCCCACGGTCTTCTCCGAGACGGTCGGTGCGCCCTGGAAGGAGAACTTCCTGATGCACGCCGAGGCGCTCGGCAAGTCGGAGGAGGCCGAGCAGGTCATCGCCGACTACGAGGCGCACGCGGCCGAGGTCACCGAGGCGCTGGGCGGCGCCGAGGCGGCGGCCGACATCGAGGTCACCATGCTGCGCTTCATCGAGGGCGGCAACACCCGGCTCTACGGCCGCGACAACTACATCGGCGGCGTCCTGGCCGACCTCGGCCTCGGCCGCCCGGCCATCACCGACGAGGCCACGGACGGCTTCGCCGTGGAGATCAGCCCCGAGCAGATCGACCAGGCCGACGCGGACGTCATCTACTACGCCTCCTACGGCGACCCCGACGCCTCCGGCGAAGAGGGCGCGGTCGGCGGGCCCCTGTGGGAGGACCTGACCGCCGTCCAGGAGAACCGCGCCTTCCCGGTCAACGACCAACTGTGGTACCTCGGCATCGGCTACACGGCCGCCAACCAGATCATCGACGAGATCGAGGAAACCCTGACATAG
- the pstB gene encoding phosphate ABC transporter ATP-binding protein PstB has product MAKRIEVKGLDIYYDKFLAVQGVSMTIEPRSVTALIGPSGCGKSTFLRTLNRMHELVPKARAVGTVEMDGTDLYAPHIDPVAVRRHIGMVFQRPNPFPTMSIYDNVVAGVRLNNKRMKRGEMDALVERSLRSANLWDEVKDRLKRPGSGLSGGQQQRLCIARAIAVAPDVLLMDEPCSALDPISTQAIEDLMMELKKDYTIVIVTHNMQQAARVSDVTGFFNLRSIGEPGGLVEMDETTKMFSSPTNKATEDYVSGRFG; this is encoded by the coding sequence GTGGCCAAGCGCATCGAGGTCAAGGGCCTCGATATCTACTACGACAAGTTCCTCGCCGTGCAGGGCGTCTCCATGACCATCGAGCCGCGTTCGGTGACCGCCCTGATCGGTCCCTCCGGCTGCGGCAAGTCCACGTTCCTGCGCACCCTCAACCGGATGCACGAGCTGGTGCCCAAGGCCAGGGCCGTCGGCACGGTCGAGATGGACGGGACGGACCTCTACGCCCCGCACATCGACCCGGTGGCCGTCCGCCGCCACATCGGCATGGTCTTCCAGCGGCCGAACCCGTTCCCGACGATGTCGATCTACGACAACGTGGTGGCCGGTGTGCGGCTCAACAACAAGCGGATGAAGCGCGGCGAGATGGACGCGCTGGTGGAACGGTCGCTGCGCTCCGCGAACCTCTGGGACGAGGTCAAGGACCGCCTGAAGCGGCCGGGTTCCGGCCTCTCCGGCGGCCAGCAGCAGCGGCTCTGCATAGCCAGGGCCATCGCGGTGGCCCCCGACGTCCTCCTGATGGACGAGCCCTGCTCGGCGCTCGACCCCATCTCCACACAGGCCATCGAGGACCTGATGATGGAGCTGAAGAAGGACTACACGATCGTGATCGTGACCCACAACATGCAACAGGCCGCGCGGGTCAGCGACGTCACCGGCTTCTTCAACCTCCGCTCCATCGGCGAACCGGGCGGCCTGGTCGAGATGGACGAGACCACGAAGATGTTCTCCTCCCCCACCAACAAGGCGACCGAAGACTACGTCTCCGGCCGCTTCGGCTAA
- the pstA gene encoding phosphate ABC transporter permease PstA, giving the protein MNTSKTTQAAAPDAGPPPVIPERPALAQGSLPRRGAPLVLAAWVLLGVALYLLAGWNPALSGLIAAVGYSATVYGWSRSVEGPRKARDRLVTAVVSSAFLIALLPLISVITTVLSKGFARFDAEFFNNSMRGVVGEGGGVHHALMGTLIVTGLAALISVPIGMLTAIYLVEYGRGALSRWITFFVDVMTGIPSIVAGLFAYALFELFFGAGVRMGIMGSVALSVLMIPVVVRSTEEMLKLVPNELREASMALAVPKWRTVVKVVLPTALAGIATGITLAVARVIGETAPLLVTVGITNSDNFNPFDDRMATLSVFSYYQYATPGIPPEPFLDRAWAAAFTLILLVMALNLVARLISRLFAPKTRA; this is encoded by the coding sequence ATGAACACGTCGAAGACCACCCAGGCGGCGGCTCCCGACGCCGGCCCGCCCCCCGTCATACCCGAGCGCCCCGCGCTCGCCCAGGGCTCGCTGCCCCGCAGGGGCGCCCCGCTGGTGCTGGCCGCCTGGGTGCTGCTGGGCGTCGCGCTGTATCTGCTCGCCGGCTGGAACCCGGCGCTCAGCGGGCTGATCGCCGCCGTCGGCTACTCCGCCACGGTCTACGGCTGGTCACGGAGCGTCGAGGGCCCCCGCAAGGCCAGGGACCGGCTGGTCACCGCCGTGGTGTCCAGTGCCTTCCTGATCGCCCTGCTGCCGCTGATCTCCGTGATCACCACCGTGCTCTCCAAGGGCTTCGCCCGCTTCGACGCCGAGTTCTTCAACAACTCGATGCGCGGCGTCGTCGGCGAGGGCGGCGGCGTGCACCACGCGCTGATGGGCACGCTGATCGTCACCGGGCTCGCCGCGCTGATCTCGGTGCCGATCGGCATGCTGACCGCGATCTACCTCGTCGAGTACGGGCGCGGCGCGCTGTCCCGCTGGATCACGTTCTTCGTCGACGTGATGACCGGCATCCCGTCCATCGTGGCCGGCCTCTTCGCCTACGCCCTCTTCGAGCTGTTCTTCGGCGCGGGCGTGCGGATGGGCATCATGGGCTCCGTCGCGCTCAGCGTGCTGATGATCCCGGTGGTGGTGCGCTCCACCGAGGAGATGCTGAAGCTGGTGCCCAACGAGCTGCGCGAGGCGTCGATGGCGCTGGCCGTCCCCAAGTGGCGGACCGTCGTCAAGGTGGTGCTGCCCACCGCGCTGGCCGGCATCGCGACCGGTATCACCCTGGCCGTCGCCCGGGTCATCGGCGAGACCGCGCCGCTGCTGGTCACCGTCGGCATCACCAACAGCGACAACTTCAACCCCTTCGACGACCGCATGGCCACCCTCTCGGTCTTCTCCTACTACCAGTACGCGACCCCGGGCATCCCGCCGGAGCCGTTCCTGGACCGGGCGTGGGCGGCGGCGTTCACGCTGATCCTCCTCGTGATGGCGCTCAACCTGGTGGCACGCCTGATCTCCCGCCTCTTCGCCCCCAAGACCCGCGCCTGA
- the pstS gene encoding phosphate ABC transporter substrate-binding protein PstS, with protein MRKTRARIAAIAVVSALALVTACSSDNEDGNGGNGDNENGGTTGGGEETSELSGTISGAGASSQVAAQQAWQAGFLGANPDVTVNYDPVGSGGGREQFIAGGTDFGGTDAYLADEELAAAIEQCGEIVQIPVYVSPIALIFNVEGVDELNLTPETIAAIFNQEITTWNDEAIAADNPDADLPDTAITPVNRSDDSGTTENFVEYLLAAAPDAWPHEADDAWPVSGGEAAQGSSGVVQAVGSGNGTIGYVDASQASDLSSVNVGVGDDFVAYSPEAAANVIEVSERVEGRGDSDFAYDLARDTTEAGTYPIVLVSYAMACATYDDATKAELVQAYLSYVISEEGQLAAAEAAGSAPISDALRQEFQPAIDAITAG; from the coding sequence ATGCGCAAGACGCGCGCTCGCATCGCCGCGATAGCCGTGGTGTCCGCCCTGGCACTGGTCACGGCGTGCAGCAGTGACAACGAGGACGGCAACGGGGGCAACGGGGACAACGAGAACGGCGGCACCACCGGCGGCGGCGAGGAGACCTCCGAGCTGTCCGGCACCATATCGGGCGCGGGCGCCAGCTCGCAGGTCGCGGCGCAGCAGGCCTGGCAGGCCGGGTTCCTGGGCGCCAACCCCGATGTGACCGTCAACTACGACCCGGTCGGCTCCGGCGGCGGGCGCGAGCAGTTCATCGCCGGTGGCACCGACTTCGGCGGCACCGACGCCTACCTCGCCGACGAGGAGCTGGCCGCCGCCATCGAGCAGTGCGGCGAGATCGTCCAGATCCCCGTCTATGTCTCCCCGATCGCCCTGATCTTCAACGTCGAGGGCGTCGACGAGCTGAACCTCACCCCGGAGACCATCGCGGCGATCTTCAACCAGGAGATCACCACCTGGAACGACGAGGCCATCGCCGCCGACAACCCGGACGCCGACCTGCCGGACACCGCGATCACCCCGGTGAACCGCTCCGACGACTCCGGCACCACCGAGAACTTCGTCGAGTACCTGCTGGCCGCCGCGCCCGACGCGTGGCCGCACGAGGCCGACGACGCCTGGCCCGTCTCCGGCGGCGAGGCCGCCCAGGGCAGCTCCGGCGTGGTGCAGGCCGTCGGCAGCGGCAACGGCACCATCGGCTATGTGGACGCCAGCCAGGCCAGCGACCTGAGCAGCGTCAACGTGGGCGTCGGTGACGACTTCGTCGCCTACTCCCCCGAGGCCGCGGCCAACGTCATCGAGGTCTCCGAGCGGGTCGAGGGCCGCGGCGACTCCGACTTCGCCTACGACCTGGCCCGGGACACCACCGAGGCCGGCACCTACCCGATCGTGCTCGTCTCCTACGCGATGGCCTGCGCCACCTACGACGACGCGACCAAGGCCGAGCTGGTCCAGGCCTACCTCTCCTACGTGATCAGCGAGGAGGGCCAGCTGGCCGCCGCCGAGGCCGCCGGCTCCGCGCCGATCTCCGACGCGCTGCGGCAGGAGTTCCAGCCCGCCATCGACGCCATCACGGCTGGCTGA
- a CDS encoding SDR family oxidoreductase — MSEAKIALVTGANKGIGHEIAAGLGALGYRVGVGARDEARRESAVEKLRAAGADAFGVPLDVTGDRSVTDAAELVERRAGRLDVLVNNAGVSGETGPGWEQDPTALDLAMVRAVVETNVFGVIRVTNAMLPLLRRSASPRVVNVSSSLASLSRQSDPEFAASPVMAAYAPSKSYLNAVTVQYARRFAGTNILINAACPGLVATDFTGFTGPRTPEQGAATAIRLATLPDDGPTGAFFEDAGVIPW; from the coding sequence ATGAGCGAAGCGAAGATCGCGCTGGTCACCGGCGCGAACAAGGGAATCGGTCACGAGATCGCGGCCGGCCTCGGCGCCCTCGGATACCGCGTGGGTGTGGGCGCCCGCGACGAGGCCAGGCGGGAGTCCGCCGTCGAGAAACTGCGCGCCGCCGGCGCTGACGCGTTCGGGGTGCCGCTGGACGTGACCGGCGACCGGAGCGTCACCGACGCGGCGGAGCTGGTGGAACGGCGGGCCGGTCGGCTGGACGTCCTGGTCAACAACGCCGGCGTCTCGGGGGAGACGGGGCCGGGCTGGGAGCAGGACCCGACGGCGCTCGACCTCGCCATGGTCCGCGCCGTCGTGGAGACCAACGTCTTCGGCGTCATCCGGGTGACCAACGCGATGTTGCCGCTGCTGCGGCGCTCGGCGTCGCCGCGCGTCGTCAACGTGTCCAGCTCCCTGGCGTCCCTGAGCCGACAGTCGGACCCGGAGTTCGCGGCCAGCCCCGTCATGGCGGCCTACGCGCCGTCGAAGTCGTACCTCAACGCCGTCACCGTGCAGTACGCCCGACGGTTCGCCGGCACGAACATCCTGATCAACGCCGCCTGCCCGGGGCTGGTCGCCACCGACTTCACCGGCTTCACCGGGCCCCGCACCCCCGAGCAGGGCGCGGCCACGGCGATCCGGCTCGCCACGCTGCCGGACGACGGCCCGACCGGTGCGTTCTTCGAGGACGCCGGCGTCATCCCCTGGTGA
- a CDS encoding helicase-associated domain-containing protein, translating to MTSGSTDSPRTLADELRARSDEELSELLRARPDLLSPLPGDLSQLATRAGARPSVLRALEHLDTFTLQTAEALAIAERPCSQHALGALLAGGESRLPQALATLRARALLWGRPDALRLVRTAQELLAPTPGRPSATGLGPTLAETASGIAPSRMQQLVATCGLPPTRDPVSAVAALTALFRSPERLAALLAEAPPGARAALDRLTWGPPFGTMGSGAEAARSGTPLRWLLDRGLLMPTGPGSVVLPREVALELRGGRVHRELRPEPPELTAATTHAPSVVDAAAAGAAHRALDTVEELLTSWNAEGPPVLRAGGLGLRELKRIAVGLDVPEPEAVFWLELAYGAGLLASDGEADERYAPTPRFDVWLEAPTGDRWLPLVTAWLAGTRVPGLVGTRDGKGRLLAVLGTGLDRGAAPALRHRTLELVGELPPGGAPSPTAVANRLGWELPRRVGEETRAQLCAAALADAERLGVTGRGALASFARPLLAQPPDPTAAAMLLAPLFPEPVDQVLLQADLTAIAPGPLRRDLRATMALAAEIESTGGATVYRFTPGSIRRALDAGWSTGELHAFLARVSRTPVPQPLDYLVDDVARRHGRLRVGAAASYLRCEDETTIGQLLADRGFAALRLRRIAPTVLVSDLAPDALLGKLRELGQAPAAETAEGDVVTLGGEPHRAPARTAPAPAPDTPPPADETLLTSAVRAVRAGDHASGAAPEAPPGARVPEAVGPPPRTSPEESLAALRAAAASGGLVRIGYVGSDGTASHHVLAPVRVAGGFVTGFDHTAEEVRTYPLHRITGTAPAT from the coding sequence ATGACCAGCGGTTCCACCGACAGCCCCCGCACCCTCGCCGACGAACTGCGCGCGCGTTCCGACGAGGAGCTGTCCGAGCTGCTGCGCGCCAGGCCGGATCTCCTGTCGCCGCTCCCGGGCGACCTCTCCCAGCTCGCCACCCGCGCGGGCGCCCGCCCCTCGGTGCTGCGCGCGCTGGAGCATCTGGACACCTTCACCCTCCAAACGGCGGAGGCACTGGCCATCGCCGAGCGCCCCTGTTCGCAACACGCGCTGGGCGCACTGCTCGCCGGCGGTGAGTCCAGGCTGCCCCAGGCGCTCGCCACGCTCCGCGCCCGCGCGCTCCTCTGGGGCCGTCCCGACGCGCTGCGGCTGGTGCGCACCGCCCAGGAGCTGCTCGCGCCGACGCCTGGCCGGCCCAGCGCCACCGGGCTCGGCCCGACGCTCGCCGAGACGGCCTCGGGGATCGCGCCCAGCCGGATGCAGCAGCTCGTCGCCACCTGCGGACTGCCGCCCACCAGGGATCCGGTGAGCGCCGTGGCCGCGCTCACCGCGCTCTTCCGCTCCCCGGAGCGGCTGGCCGCGCTGCTGGCCGAGGCCCCGCCGGGGGCGCGCGCCGCCCTCGACCGGCTGACCTGGGGCCCGCCGTTCGGGACCATGGGCAGCGGCGCCGAAGCGGCCCGCTCCGGCACCCCGTTGCGCTGGCTCCTCGACCGTGGCCTGTTGATGCCGACCGGGCCCGGCTCGGTGGTGCTGCCCAGGGAGGTCGCGCTGGAGCTGCGCGGCGGCCGGGTGCACCGCGAGCTGCGGCCCGAGCCGCCCGAGCTGACGGCGGCGACGACGCACGCCCCCTCGGTGGTGGACGCCGCGGCTGCCGGCGCGGCGCACCGCGCCCTCGACACCGTCGAGGAGCTGCTGACCTCCTGGAACGCCGAGGGCCCGCCGGTGCTGCGGGCCGGTGGCCTGGGCCTGCGCGAGCTGAAGCGGATCGCCGTCGGACTGGACGTGCCCGAGCCCGAGGCCGTTTTCTGGCTTGAACTGGCCTATGGGGCCGGACTGTTGGCCTCCGACGGCGAGGCGGACGAACGTTATGCGCCGACTCCGCGCTTCGACGTCTGGCTGGAGGCGCCCACCGGCGACCGCTGGTTGCCGCTGGTCACCGCCTGGCTGGCCGGCACCCGGGTGCCTGGCCTGGTCGGCACCCGCGACGGCAAGGGCCGGCTGTTGGCCGTGTTGGGCACCGGGCTCGACCGGGGCGCCGCGCCCGCGCTGCGCCATCGAACGCTGGAGCTGGTGGGCGAGTTGCCGCCGGGCGGCGCGCCGTCGCCGACCGCCGTGGCGAACCGGCTCGGCTGGGAGCTGCCGCGCCGGGTGGGCGAGGAGACCCGCGCGCAGCTGTGCGCGGCGGCGCTGGCCGACGCCGAGCGGCTCGGCGTCACCGGGCGCGGCGCGCTGGCCTCCTTCGCCAGGCCGCTGCTGGCCCAGCCGCCCGACCCGACGGCCGCCGCCATGCTGCTCGCGCCGCTGTTCCCCGAACCGGTGGACCAGGTGCTGCTCCAGGCCGATCTGACGGCCATCGCCCCCGGGCCGCTCCGCCGCGATCTGCGGGCCACGATGGCGCTGGCCGCCGAGATCGAGTCCACCGGCGGGGCGACCGTCTACCGGTTCACGCCCGGCTCCATCCGCCGCGCGCTGGACGCCGGTTGGAGCACCGGCGAACTGCACGCGTTCCTGGCGCGGGTCTCCCGCACGCCGGTGCCCCAGCCGCTGGACTACCTGGTGGACGACGTGGCCAGGCGCCACGGGCGGCTGCGGGTCGGCGCGGCGGCCAGCTATCTGCGCTGCGAGGACGAGACGACCATCGGCCAGCTGCTCGCCGACCGGGGGTTCGCCGCGCTGCGGCTGCGCCGTATCGCGCCCACCGTGCTGGTCTCGGACCTCGCGCCGGACGCACTGCTCGGAAAACTGCGGGAGTTGGGCCAGGCACCGGCCGCCGAGACGGCCGAGGGCGATGTGGTGACGCTGGGCGGCGAACCGCACCGCGCGCCGGCGCGCACGGCGCCGGCGCCAGCGCCCGACACGCCGCCGCCCGCCGACGAGACGCTGCTCACCTCGGCGGTGCGCGCCGTGCGCGCCGGCGACCACGCCTCGGGCGCCGCGCCGGAGGCGCCGCCGGGCGCCAGGGTCCCGGAGGCGGTCGGCCCGCCGCCGCGCACCTCGCCCGAGGAGTCCCTCGCCGCGCTGCGCGCGGCGGCGGCCTCCGGCGGCCTGGTGCGGATCGGCTATGTCGGCTCGGACGGCACGGCCAGCCACCACGTGCTGGCCCCGGTGCGGGTGGCCGGCGGCTTTGTCACCGGCTTCGACCACACCGCCGAGGAGGTCCGCACCTACCCCCTCCACCGCATCACCGGCACCGCCCCCGCGACCTGA